In the genome of Angustibacter luteus, one region contains:
- a CDS encoding phage holin family protein, with translation MRFVINVLVCSVAIWLTDLLFDGIVVTGTKDTTANKLLAYLVIGAIIALVNTFIKPFVKLIALPFVILTLGLLTLIINAALLELVAWLSKATPLELHIDEFWWTAIWAALILTIVQMILNAILPDDVKA, from the coding sequence ATGCGCTTCGTGATCAACGTCCTCGTCTGCTCCGTCGCGATCTGGCTGACGGACCTCCTCTTCGACGGCATCGTGGTGACCGGCACCAAGGACACCACCGCCAACAAGCTGCTGGCCTACCTGGTGATCGGCGCGATCATCGCCCTGGTCAACACGTTCATCAAGCCGTTCGTCAAGCTGATCGCCCTACCGTTCGTGATCCTCACGCTCGGCCTGCTGACCCTGATCATCAACGCCGCGCTCCTCGAGCTGGTGGCGTGGCTGTCGAAGGCGACGCCGCTGGAGCTGCACATCGACGAGTTCTGGTGGACGGCGATCTGGGCCGCACTGATCCTGACGATCGTGCAGATGATCCTGAACGCGATCCTGCCCGACGACGTCAAGGCCTAG